The proteins below are encoded in one region of Sphingobacterium sp. R2:
- a CDS encoding two-component regulator propeller domain-containing protein, translating into MQQLKSFLYACLQLFLLLFLGQSSVWSQVNTYAFKTLTSDQGLVHNHVNCALRDKYNYLWFGTESGLSRFDGAQFTNFRYSANKRSGLSGNSISAIFEGPEGNVWIRTSNGMNVYDQRSGIIIQQLDSILTRLKLPVKDVHTIRQLEGQIFALLYSDRSLILYDSLKKTYRTVPSLTKNNRIADVIAGQGHTIWVIYENGLLGHIDTKSLRSTKTSLLSISSKLVNYNLFADREGAIWIFSKDIPIGVYWLDPKDGSIQHLQKELSNPFVGNIVQDDQGHLWLGTDHGGINVYDKKTKSVQILANDKYDLRSLPYNSITALYRDKSGIIWTGTYKGGISYYHPNLLLFSLIRNYPGLPKSLPFDDVNKFVQDRKGNLWIGTNGGGLLYYNISQKTFTQYLHDPQDPNSLSSNVIVSLLLDTEDKLWIGTYRGGMCRFDGKSFKVFHRDSAPGKLNDDSVWEIYEDSQHRIWIGTLSTGLYLFDKKTAQFSKTYTRQGQTINSNYISVLFEDSKKRLWIGTATGLALLAPDEKITYINTSSSPMKLMNDLIYDINEDKAGRIWVATQEGLHVIDGTKISYLTQQNGLSDDAILALLVDDQGDVWASTNKGLSAIVGTGQAEKFIIRNFTQELGLQGNVFNENAALKMRDGRLVFGGPKGFNFIDPAKISRESELILPLLSNLYLFNKRVAVGEEFSGRVIYDQALNNLKELRLPYNLNAISLELSTFDYLQQHNGLYQYQLAGLSYEWFDFEPGTMRASFTNLDTRSYSLYIRHAIDSSSWSDGVLLLTIDIQPPFWRSTMAFLFYAGLILVVLWAYFYLTKLRVRTRNQLYLAQEQAAQAKELDALKTRFFTNISHEFRTPISLILTPAQQLLDEEQHPEKRADLNLIKKNAERLLKLVNQLLDFRKLEKSELELNEEYGDLMGFIREQLDAFAGIAQSNQISLQVNIAPDTYLSWFDKNKLESIIFNLMSNAVKFSPVSGIVAFSAEITEQETEKILCIEVQNQGIAIPENLQARVFERYIQLDVPNGKRNQGTGIGLSIVKDYVEFLSGNIRLSSNAHWTTFNVQLPINKAVASADPIESSKQDKPAILLVEDDIDFLHYLERTLSSVYLIHAAQSINDAKLILSKQQVDLVITDLSLPGESGLDFCRFIKAQAKLVHIPVLIVTAVVNQKIELEALQAGATDYINKPFNISLLRSKLAQILHQQQTLVKRYKKQINVNLAQPDIVSADEQFIRLLVKEIEQDLSDSSLSVELLAKRMNLTRVGLYKKVLAITGYSPMEYIRHIRLKRAMHLVQNSKLSMAEIAYEVGFGNPKQFSKYFKSAFGNLPSFYRKSL; encoded by the coding sequence GCGCTCAGGTATTATTATCCAGCAGCTTGATTCCATACTGACCCGCTTAAAGTTGCCCGTCAAAGACGTACATACGATAAGACAGCTGGAAGGGCAGATCTTTGCACTATTGTATAGCGATCGTTCGCTGATCTTGTACGATAGCCTAAAGAAAACCTATCGTACTGTACCGTCGTTGACAAAAAACAACCGAATCGCTGATGTGATAGCTGGTCAAGGACACACGATCTGGGTAATCTACGAAAATGGCCTGTTGGGCCACATCGATACCAAATCATTGCGAAGTACCAAAACCAGCCTATTGTCGATCAGCAGTAAGCTGGTAAATTATAATCTATTTGCCGACCGGGAAGGGGCGATATGGATTTTCTCAAAAGACATTCCAATTGGTGTATACTGGCTTGACCCGAAAGATGGATCAATTCAACACCTCCAAAAAGAACTGTCCAATCCTTTTGTAGGCAATATCGTGCAAGATGATCAAGGACATCTTTGGCTAGGAACTGATCATGGTGGGATCAATGTTTATGATAAAAAAACAAAAAGTGTACAGATCCTCGCTAACGATAAATATGATTTACGGAGCCTACCTTACAATAGCATAACGGCTTTATATCGGGATAAGTCAGGTATCATATGGACGGGCACCTATAAAGGTGGCATCAGTTATTATCATCCCAACCTGTTGTTATTCTCTTTAATTAGGAACTATCCAGGGCTTCCTAAATCGCTTCCCTTTGACGATGTCAATAAGTTTGTACAGGATCGAAAGGGTAATCTATGGATCGGGACAAACGGTGGGGGATTGCTCTATTATAATATCAGTCAGAAAACATTCACGCAATACCTGCATGATCCTCAGGATCCCAACAGTTTGAGCTCCAACGTGATTGTTTCCTTATTGCTGGATACGGAAGATAAGCTGTGGATCGGAACTTATCGAGGTGGTATGTGTCGATTTGACGGCAAAAGTTTTAAGGTTTTCCACCGTGACTCGGCCCCCGGGAAATTGAATGATGATAGTGTATGGGAGATCTATGAAGATAGCCAACATCGGATATGGATAGGAACGCTAAGTACCGGCCTGTACCTGTTTGATAAAAAAACAGCACAGTTTTCGAAAACATATACACGGCAGGGCCAAACCATCAACAGCAATTATATCTCTGTCTTATTTGAGGATTCAAAAAAACGTCTCTGGATCGGCACAGCTACAGGATTGGCATTGTTGGCCCCCGACGAGAAGATTACTTATATCAATACATCCAGTTCGCCTATGAAACTCATGAATGATCTAATTTATGATATCAATGAGGACAAAGCCGGTCGTATTTGGGTAGCGACACAAGAGGGACTGCATGTAATCGATGGTACTAAAATAAGCTATCTTACACAGCAAAATGGGCTTAGCGACGATGCAATCCTGGCACTCTTGGTCGATGATCAAGGTGATGTTTGGGCTTCCACAAACAAAGGCCTGTCGGCGATTGTCGGTACAGGACAGGCAGAGAAGTTTATCATCCGCAATTTTACGCAGGAATTGGGCCTTCAGGGGAATGTATTCAATGAAAACGCTGCTTTAAAAATGCGGGACGGAAGGCTTGTCTTTGGTGGGCCAAAGGGGTTCAATTTTATTGATCCTGCGAAAATTAGCCGCGAAAGTGAACTGATCTTGCCGCTTTTGTCCAATCTCTATTTATTCAATAAGCGGGTAGCCGTCGGTGAAGAATTTTCGGGTCGGGTCATTTACGATCAAGCCCTGAATAATCTTAAGGAACTGAGGCTTCCGTACAACCTCAATGCCATTTCGCTGGAGTTATCGACCTTTGACTACCTACAGCAACATAATGGACTCTACCAATATCAGCTTGCTGGTCTAAGTTATGAATGGTTTGATTTTGAACCGGGAACCATGCGGGCCAGTTTTACCAATCTGGACACCCGCAGCTACAGCTTGTATATTCGGCATGCTATCGATTCAAGTAGTTGGTCAGATGGTGTACTACTTTTGACAATCGATATACAGCCACCGTTTTGGCGCTCAACAATGGCCTTTCTTTTTTATGCCGGTTTGATACTAGTCGTCCTATGGGCTTATTTTTATTTGACAAAACTGCGCGTCAGGACGCGTAATCAACTTTACCTCGCTCAGGAACAGGCTGCACAGGCAAAGGAACTGGATGCGTTGAAAACACGTTTCTTTACCAATATAAGCCATGAATTCAGGACTCCGATCAGCTTGATTCTAACTCCAGCACAGCAGCTGCTGGATGAAGAACAGCATCCAGAAAAAAGAGCCGACCTAAACTTAATCAAGAAGAATGCAGAACGCCTGCTTAAATTGGTCAACCAGCTGCTGGACTTTAGAAAATTGGAGAAAAGTGAACTTGAACTGAATGAAGAGTATGGGGACCTCATGGGATTTATCCGCGAACAGCTCGATGCCTTCGCCGGGATAGCTCAAAGTAATCAGATCTCGTTGCAGGTCAATATCGCTCCAGACACATATCTGTCCTGGTTTGACAAAAACAAATTGGAAAGCATTATTTTCAATCTGATGTCAAATGCGGTCAAATTTAGCCCGGTATCCGGCATTGTGGCATTCAGTGCCGAAATCACTGAACAAGAAACAGAAAAGATACTGTGTATTGAAGTTCAAAATCAGGGTATAGCGATTCCCGAAAATTTACAAGCCCGCGTTTTTGAACGTTACATACAACTGGATGTGCCAAATGGAAAACGGAATCAGGGTACAGGCATCGGGCTTTCTATTGTCAAAGACTATGTCGAATTCTTGAGTGGAAATATCAGGCTGAGTAGCAATGCGCACTGGACGACATTTAATGTTCAGTTGCCCATAAATAAGGCCGTAGCGAGCGCCGATCCCATCGAAAGCAGTAAGCAGGATAAACCCGCTATTTTATTGGTGGAAGATGATATTGATTTCCTTCATTACTTGGAGCGAACCCTGAGTTCGGTCTACCTAATTCACGCTGCACAAAGTATTAATGATGCAAAATTAATCCTAAGCAAGCAGCAGGTCGATCTTGTCATCACGGATCTTAGCCTGCCTGGAGAGAGCGGACTGGATTTTTGCCGCTTTATAAAAGCCCAGGCTAAGTTGGTTCATATCCCTGTGCTGATTGTAACTGCGGTAGTCAATCAGAAGATTGAACTGGAGGCCTTACAGGCCGGTGCAACAGATTATATAAACAAACCTTTTAATATCAGTCTACTGCGTTCAAAATTGGCGCAGATACTCCATCAGCAGCAGACGTTGGTAAAACGGTATAAAAAACAGATCAACGTTAATCTGGCGCAGCCCGATATCGTATCTGCTGATGAACAGTTTATCCGTTTGCTTGTAAAGGAAATTGAACAGGATCTCAGTGACTCTTCGCTTTCTGTCGAACTGCTAGCCAAAAGAATGAATCTCACCCGCGTAGGGCTTTATAAAAAGGTGCTTGCCATCACAGGCTATTCACCGATGGAATACATCCGACATATTCGACTCAAGCGTGCCATGCATCTGGTTCAGAACTCGAAATTATCGATGGCTGAAATCGCTTATGAAGTTGGATTCGGAAATCCGAAACAATTCAGCAAATATTTTAAATCTGCATTTGGTAACCTGCCGTCTTTTTATCGAAAAAGCTTATAA